A window from Parus major isolate Abel chromosome 27, Parus_major1.1, whole genome shotgun sequence encodes these proteins:
- the LOC107215191 gene encoding acrosin-like has product MNMLYFFILLAVYRPAHGTWDTCRGTCGQRPMASDYDSIAADYRIMAGTGAQKGAWPWVVSIQDPRKIGTGHTCGGSLISPQWVLTAAHCFLQARNVTMWRVLIGATQLTHLGPEAQVRHVKRLLAHQHYTADSQQNDIALLELDEPVECSDYVQLACVPNASLTVSELKTCYVAGWGSASAKAQRVSDVLQEAKVRLLDVHLVNSSRWYAGAIHTHNLCAGYPRGGMDTCQGDSGGPLVCKDNSDSHFWLVGVTSWGKGCARAKRPGVYTSTQHFYNWILVQMGLCPAVLVEFLTQVHQMLQELMGKKP; this is encoded by the exons aTGAATATGCTGTACTTCTTCATCCTGCTGGCTGTGTACAGGCCTGCACATGGCACCTGGGACACCTGCCG AGGGACCTGTGGGCAGCGGCCCATGGCTTCTGACTACGACTCCATAGCTGCTGACTACAGAATCAtggctggcacaggtgcccagaaGGGTGCCTGGCCCTGGGTTGTCAGCATCCAGGATCCCAGGAAAATAGGCACTGGCCATACGTGTGGAGGGTCCCTCATCAGCCCACAGTGGGTCCTCACAGCAGCCCACTGCTTCCTCCAGGCCAG GAACGTCACCATGTGGCGTGTGCTGATCGGAGCCACCCAGCTGACCCATCTGGGCCCCGAGGCCCAGGTGCGCCACGTCAAGCGGCTCCTGGCTCACCAGCACTACACGGCTGATTCACAGCAGAACGACATCGCCTTGCTGGAGCTGGACGAGCCCGTGGAGTGCAGTGACTATGTGCAGCTTGCCTGTGTGCCCAACGCCTCCCTCACAGTGTCAGAGCTGAAAACCTGCTACGTTGCTGGCTGGGGTTCTGCCAGTGCTAAAG cccagcGTGTGAGTGATGTCCTGCAGGAAGCCAAGGTCCGTCTCCTGGATGTCCATCTCGTTAACAGCAGCCGCTGGTACGCTGGGGCCATCCACACCCACAACCTGTGTGCTGGCTACCCACGGGGTGGCATGGATACCTGCCAG GGTGACAGTGGAGGGCCTCTGGTCTGCAAAGATAACAGTGACAGCCACTTCTGGCTTGTTGGAGTGACCAGCTGGGGAAAAGGCTGTGCCAGAGCAAAACGACCGGGAGTCTACACCTCCACTCAGCACTTCTACAACTGGATTCTGGTCCAGATGGGCCTGTGCCCAGCT GTACTGGTGGAATTCTTAACTCAGGTGCACCAGATGCTGCAGGAACTCATGGGAAAAAAGCCATga
- the LOC107215199 gene encoding olfactory receptor 10C1-like → MILGNLSGLSEFRLLGFSEISHLHPLLFVVLLSLYVLTLMANAVIVFIINSDNTLHTPMYFFLTQLSCLDICYLSVITPTILENLMVGTVSISKTRCAMQMFFFLFFGVAECFLLAAMSLDRYFAICYPLHYTVIMSSRVCRSLVAGTYICGAAVGLVHTLITFSSPLCGSAIDHFFCEIQPLLDLLCGNTFPREIQVIVVAIFAILSPFLLIIYSYIRIIYTILHMASAESQQKAFSTCSSHLLVVTLFYGTAGSMYLRPKYSYCASVDKFLSLSYSVVTPLLNPIIYSLRNKEVKGALKKKWRKINFSL, encoded by the coding sequence ATGATCCTTGGGAACCTCAGTGGACTGAGTGAATTCAGACTCCTGGGTTTTTCTGAAATCTCTCACTTGCACCCTTTGCTTTTTGTAGTTTTATTATCTCTGTATGTTCTCACCTTGATGGCTAATGCAGTGATAGTTTTTATAATAAACAGTGATAATACCCTTCATACCCCGATGTATTTCTTCCTCACTCAGCTGTCCTGTTTGGATATCTGCTATCTGTCAGTCATCACCCCAACTATTCTTGAGAACCTGATGGTGGGAACAGTAAGTATTTCCAAGACAAGGTGTGcaatgcaaatgtttttcttccttttctttggagTTGCTGAATGTTTTCTCTTGGCTGCCATGTCCCTTGATCGTTATTTTGCAATTTGCTACCCCTTGCATTACACAGTTATCATGAGCAGCAGGGTCTGCAGAAGCCTGGTTGCTGGAACTTACAtttgtggagctgctgtgggcttAGTTCACACCCTCATAACATTCAGCTCACCCTTGTGTGGTTCAGCCATCGACCACTTCTTCTGTGAGATTCAGCCACTCCTGGACCTGCTTTGTGGCAACACCTTCCCAAGAGAAATCCAAGTCATTGTGGTGGCTATCTTTGCTATTCTGAGTCCTTTCTTACTGATCATTTATTCCTATATTCGTATAATTTACACAATTCTTCACATGGCCTCAGCTGAGAGCCAGCAGAAAGCATTTTCCACTTGCTCCTCACACCTCTTGGTTGTGACTCTTTTTTATGGCACTGCAGGCTCCATGTATCTGCGACCAAAATACAGCTACTGTGCATCTGTGGATAAATTCCTCTCACTTTCTTATTCTGTAGTGACTCCTTTACTGAATCCCATCATTTATAGTTTGAGGAATAAAGAGGTGAAAGGAGCCCTgaagaaaaaatggagaaaaattaatttttcactctAA